A genomic region of Planctomycetia bacterium contains the following coding sequences:
- a CDS encoding SRPBCC domain-containing protein produces the protein MLEFSGEERFEQDADRVFAVVTDLGLLAQNIPDLVSYELVSDQRLKCVVRPGFSFLRMTMKTEIDLIGDPPARAADLRIRSQGIGASMEIESRLQVAEAAPGSVLSWTARVVKTSGLVATISPDLVRAAAEQVIRDGWQRVRERLAAG, from the coding sequence ATGTTGGAATTCAGTGGAGAGGAACGCTTCGAGCAGGATGCGGACCGTGTATTTGCGGTCGTCACCGACCTGGGGCTGCTGGCGCAGAACATTCCTGACCTCGTTTCCTACGAATTGGTCAGCGACCAAAGGCTCAAATGCGTCGTCCGCCCTGGTTTTTCGTTTCTGCGGATGACCATGAAGACGGAGATCGACCTGATCGGGGATCCGCCGGCACGTGCGGCAGACCTGCGCATCCGGTCTCAAGGCATTGGAGCGTCCATGGAGATCGAATCCCGACTCCAGGTGGCGGAGGCGGCCCCCGGTTCGGTTCTCAGTTGGACCGCCCGTGTCGTAAAGACCTCTGGCCTGGTGGCCACGATTAGTCCCGATCTGGTACGCGCGGCCGCCGAACAAGTCATTCGCGACGGCTGGCAACGGGTTCGAGAACGTCTGGCGGCCGGTTAG